From Zhongshania aliphaticivorans, one genomic window encodes:
- the glmU gene encoding bifunctional UDP-N-acetylglucosamine diphosphorylase/glucosamine-1-phosphate N-acetyltransferase GlmU: protein MILEVIILAAGQGSRMRSTLPKVLHPVAGKSMLSHVIDLATAVASDKTHVVIGHGADQVKSSIPNSTVQWALQSEQKGTGHAVAQALPAVSDDAQVLILYGDVPLTTPETIQKLVSTSANKANTEQVTLLTVELDDPNGYGRIIRNNSDQVTAIVEQKDASAAQLRISEVNTGIMCVSASALKRWLPKLSDNNAQGEYYLTDIIAMAVSDGVAIHVCQATEPMEVQGANNRIQLEELERFYQRRYADKLMLAGASLADASRIDVRGSLTTGNDVYIDINCVFEGEVTLGDGVRIGPNCHISDTKIASNAEIKANSVLEGAVVGADCSVGPFARLRPGTILAAEVKIGNFVETKKANIGIGSKVSHLSYIGDAEIGRDVNVGAGTITCNYDGVNKYKTTLADEVFVGSNTALVAPVSVGKAATIGAGSVITGNIADGELAVARSKQRNISGWQRPKKLARD, encoded by the coding sequence ATGATATTAGAAGTGATTATATTAGCTGCCGGACAAGGCAGTCGGATGCGATCAACTCTCCCGAAAGTATTGCATCCTGTCGCGGGTAAAAGCATGCTTTCCCATGTTATCGACCTAGCCACCGCGGTCGCAAGTGATAAAACCCATGTGGTGATAGGCCACGGGGCTGATCAGGTAAAAAGCAGTATTCCCAATTCAACTGTACAGTGGGCACTGCAAAGTGAGCAAAAAGGCACCGGCCATGCAGTCGCGCAAGCCCTACCCGCAGTAAGTGACGACGCCCAAGTCTTAATTCTTTACGGCGACGTACCGCTAACAACGCCAGAAACCATCCAAAAATTAGTTAGCACCAGCGCCAACAAAGCCAATACAGAGCAAGTTACCCTGCTTACCGTTGAATTAGACGACCCCAATGGCTACGGCCGTATCATTCGCAATAATAGCGACCAAGTGACGGCGATTGTTGAGCAGAAAGACGCGAGCGCCGCGCAATTACGCATAAGCGAAGTTAACACCGGTATTATGTGTGTTTCAGCGAGCGCGCTAAAGCGCTGGCTGCCTAAGCTCAGCGACAACAATGCCCAAGGCGAATACTATCTAACCGATATTATCGCCATGGCAGTCTCTGATGGCGTGGCAATACATGTTTGCCAAGCAACCGAGCCCATGGAAGTTCAGGGCGCGAATAACCGGATTCAACTCGAAGAGTTAGAGCGTTTTTACCAGCGCCGCTATGCCGATAAACTCATGCTTGCCGGTGCCAGCCTAGCCGATGCTAGTCGCATCGACGTGCGCGGCAGCTTAACAACGGGCAATGACGTCTACATTGATATTAATTGCGTCTTCGAAGGCGAAGTAACCCTGGGTGATGGCGTCCGTATTGGACCTAACTGCCATATTAGCGATACCAAAATAGCCAGCAATGCAGAGATCAAAGCAAACTCCGTACTCGAGGGCGCCGTTGTAGGTGCAGATTGTAGCGTCGGTCCCTTTGCTCGCCTGCGGCCGGGTACGATATTGGCGGCAGAGGTGAAAATCGGTAATTTTGTGGAAACCAAAAAGGCCAATATTGGCATTGGCAGTAAAGTGAGCCATCTTAGTTATATTGGCGACGCCGAGATTGGGCGCGATGTTAATGTGGGTGCCGGCACCATCACCTGTAATTACGACGGTGTAAACAAATATAAGACCACCTTGGCTGACGAGGTTTTTGTCGGCTCTAATACCGCGCTGGTTGCCCCCGTTAGCGTTGGCAAAGCCGCAACGATTGGCGCGGGCTCGGTTATCACTGGCAATATTGCCGACGGCGAATTGGCCGTAGCGCGTAGTAAACAACGTAATATAAGCGGTTGGCAGCGGCCGAAGAAATTAGCCCG